Genomic segment of Salvia splendens isolate huo1 chromosome 12, SspV2, whole genome shotgun sequence:
CTCACCCGACACCCCATTCTTTGCAATAACAATACCAGCATCTCTAGATATTGATTACCACCACCCAACATATCGGATTTCCAGGGTGGTGAAAGACCCAACCTTTTAATATATCAAGACAATGAAAGTAAccaaaatattagtatatacttaatgttatatcaacaatgattaagaaagtAAAATCACTATGACCTCATTTTTCCGCAAATAGCTTATCTCACTGTTAAATGCGTTTAGTGCTATGCGACACAAGTGATGTTTATTTCCCATAGGTATGGAAATTTATGGGTTGACACTGTAACATTttacgataggtagtcaaaacATATCTAGATTGTGAAATACTCCACAGTTTCTCTTCTACAAATAACCAAATGCCACACCTATGTGATAAACATATCCACGACTAATCTACAAaacagaagaattagacttttTTGCTtctcataaattaaataagtaaaacatcttataaatgcataagtaAAACACATATTTACTAAATATTAGTACTTCTCATTATCTGGTAAAAATGGATAAGGAGTATTTACATATATATGCATTCAAAATATGTTTTGCGGTATACTAACACTCTAACAGTCTCCTAATGAGCAATTGCTTGTCAAAGATCAGATACAACCATGCACATGATGAAGCCTCCTAATGAGCATGTCTGCTAAAGATCAGATACAATAAGAGCTATGTCAATGCCACGTCGGCAACCACAACCTCGAGCAATCGTCCGAGATTGGGTACGAGGAAGAGAGGCAATCAGTCATGCACATGATGAAGCCTCCTACTGCCAAAGACCAGCTACAATTAGAGCCATGCCAATGCCTACGTGAGCAACAATCACCTCGCACAATCGTCCAAGATGTGGTACCGCACAATCAGCCATGCACATGATGATAATTGGCTTTATGAGATGCATGAGAAATACCACAAACATGGAagaaaacttactaacatacttcttttgtcccacaagaatatgcactttttaatcTGTCCAACAAGAgtataactttttttattttgaaaagtcttTTTTCTCGAAAGAGGTAgaactcattttccactaataatactttaattatcttttatttctatctctctcttgctttactaattgtgcattaaaatccatgtccaacaaaaaataagtatttttatgggacggagggagtcgCATGTATAAAAGAATTATTTTGGAATAATTTATTTGTATGAGCCAATTGCAGCATATACCACTTCCCCAAATGGAATTCATTGCCTCTTCCAAGTCGTTGAATCTGATAAGAAAAATGCCGTTATTCCAATCTGCTAACATATAAACCCTAACTATAAACAATTGCTAGCCTCAAACAAGAAGACGACGATGAAGAAGCAGCATAGCAGGATGGCGACTTCCGACTATTTTTAGCAagaaaatggaaacaacatcgTCTGTTATTAAAAGTAAGAATCATCAGACAACATAGGATTGAGGTACGAACAGTGTAAACAAACAAATATATTCCGAGGGATTTGCCCTACAATGTCCCTTTTTTGGAGAAGATGGAAATTTGATCCCACTACAGAATGACAAACAAAAAAGGGTGAGGGGAAATGAGAATTTATACATCATCAAAATGCAACAACAATTAATGCAAGAGTTGTATGTTATCAGAATTTAGATTTCCAGCTCCATTCCTCACTGCAAAAATCATGAAATGAGGAGGAACAGGGGTGTCATTGTATTATTGCATCTAACTAGTCAGAGAGCGAGTGAGCACAGAGCGACCGGAAGAAATTGAGTCCTGGGAGAATCGGGTTTGAGAGTTCACCACCTCGACCctgacctataaaatgacacAAGCACTGCGATCAATCGTGTGTTATATGTAACCACAAATTATATTATGGGGGAAGAACTATCCTAACTTGAGAATCATATGAGTTCAAACTTCAGCAAAAGTGAAGAGTTATAATCTACGTGTAAGAAGTTCTTTTAGCATGACGAGTGGAAATCACGAGGTAGCATAGAGTGTCCCGACATCATAGAGACTTGTGTGGACTAGTTTTTCAGGCATTATTGACTTACCAATAGATGTCCCGTGCAATCAACCCACTAGAAGCTCagttatataaaatatatctaTGCAAGTGAGAATTGTAGTAGTGCAGAAAATAAAAACACGCTCATCTAAGCCATGTTTCCCAACAAAGAAAATCCAAATGTACGGAAATCCAAAGGACTACAACATAgacaaattatttttaaatgatgCCATTTCTCTTACTCGTTGATTGCAAACAGATAGTTAATAAACGCCAAAGATCACTAGATCAAATACAATACACATCAAGAGTCAGAAGTATCTTTTTAATTGTTAGAAGTCTTAGAATTCTCTCTTTAAATGCTGGAAGTCTATACGCTACCTTTCAATATTGTCTATATTCAGTCTTTTGACGGTCATATCAATAAGTCCCTTGAATTAGAGGAGGTTAAGTCTTGAATTTAGTATACACCTCTTTTCTCtaaacaatactccctccggtccccattaaatgtctcatatttcctTATTTGGACGGTCCCCAGTAAAtatcatatttcaattttactacttttagtaaGAGCATCAGTAATGGCGCCCGTCCTGGCGGAATTCCGACCGGCGACAGTAAAtatcatatttcaattttactacttttagtaaGAGCATCAgtaatggcgcccgtcccggcggaattccgacccgccggtcggaattccgccgggacgggcgccattgtgcatggtatgcacggatgcagaattccgccgaggacaccgcagttccacggcgttacgcggaattccgtcgcgacgggcgtgcggacgtccgtcattgcgttgactcccacggacgtccgcgtggaattcccgtttattgcattaaatttttttaattgtgggaagtccttcacgaagtccttggggatgtccgccactgtgcagtgggaagtccttatgacgtggcagtgcagtgggaagtccgtatgacgtggcaagaggtgtttttgggaattccgcgggaaattccgccgggaattccgcgccactgCTGAGGCTCTAAATGGactctacattccactaactcattctactaaCAAttcttataaaactaatatataaaagtggggtctacattccaataactttttctacccactttccttcacaaagtcaaacaatttttaaaacccATACCGGTCAAATATGGGACATATAATGGGGACCGGAGGGAGTATCTAAAATATATTCATCAGCCAACATCAACAAAAGGCAAACTTTCAAGAAGCTCCGAAAGACATATGGTAGTCAGAGCTGTCGCACTTAATCGCAAGTGCAGGAGAAAATATGAAACACAGAAAAATCTAAAGAGACATACCTCTCTACATCTCTGCTGCCTGAAAATACTCTGCCTCCACTTCCTTGAAAATATCTTCTGTCATCACTTGGTCTTGCCCATGAATTCACAGAGCCACGTGAACGAGGCCTTTCATTGCCATCTAGAGATCTGGGCTCTTGATATGCTCTATCTGTGTAAGAAGCTTTCTGAGAATAGGAAGATCTGTTCTCATCATAGGCTCCCTGCCTTGAATGGGGTCTTTCATTAGACCCAACTTCAGGATCATCATGCGCCCCAGGTTGAAAAGGAGGTCTCTCAGCAAAGCCAGCTCTTGAATCCTCATATGCACCTGGACGAGATGGAGGCCTCTCTTGATAGACTGCTCTAGGCTCTTCATATTGTCCAGAGGCAGAAGGAGGCCGGTCATGAAAGCTGGATCTACCCTCATATAATCCGGTTCGAGAAGGAGGTTTATCATTAAAGCCAACATCCCGAACAGCTCCAGGGCTCTGCCTCTCAAAATTTCTTTGACTATAGCGAACTTTGTCATCCAACTGAGACACCAGAAGTTCCAACTCCTGCTCCTTTTTATGTATTTGATCTTGCACACCAGCTTGTTCTTCACCAATTTTTTCCAGCAATTCCCTTTTAAGTTGCTCAATTTCTTCCttcaattttttctctttttctgcCTCAGGCCTGTAAATACCATCTCTTAAGcttttactattttaattttttttcagtaTCACTATAGGTAAAAGAGGTAACACCAATTTCGCCAATATAGATGAAACCAAGTTACCAGATTAAGTACTATCAAGAGCATGAATTAACTGATATAACAATAGTCTACAACTATTAAAGATAGTACAGTATCAGCACCTTTTCTCGTACCACAATAAAGACATAAAACAGTAAAATTACCATTACATCCGAATATATACCTACTAGTGTTGCCAACCAGAACATGGTGCAATAGATTCAAAAGCAATGTGACACCTTAAAGGAAAGCTCTGCATTCATCTGAAGTGATGTGAATTATGCATAAATCGAGAAACAGCTTGggctaaaataaatgaattgcACTCCTCTAGGCCTTTTCTTGGAAACAAAATTCCGTATCTCCATTAGACAATTTGGAAACACTTGCCAATCTTGTGTTGCCTTGAACCAAATTATATCGTTTAATACATAGTAGACTCACAAAAATTACCTATAAACCACCACACCTGCATCCCATTACTTCTTCTATCCTTATTCCCATCCATGATCCACCACTAGCTCACATCTCTACCTTACTCTACAAATCAACCAGATTAGATTGATACTGAACTTCTCATTCATTAAGAACAGAATAAACCAAATCCTTCTAGCTTTGCACTTTTGTATGACCACTGTAGCAACTGGCATTGTCATCTTGGAGTTAATGTAATACATGCTCCTTACTGGGTATAGACTTACAAAATGGATTTCAAGAATACAATTTTTTTACCGAATGTATACAGATATTTAAGTTACCAAAGCTGACTTCTGCACTATAAAGATATTTCCTCCTCAGTCtcattgcatttatatataaattcgGAATACACATTACTACATCTATAATTAATAACTAAATCCTAATATGACAACTAAACTCTTAAGGACTTAAAAATACTCACATACTCCTAATGGGCTGCACCATTGCAATAGCTTTAAATGCATATTAACTTCCTTCTATCTCTTACTAACTCCCAAATTCTCAATAAGATGCGtcaatttatttccaaatttaaacaTTTAGTCGAATATTCTACTTGTCTCTGTCAGATGTCAATGAATGACTAAACAAACCAAATGAAAAGTTTGTCCGTGAAAAAGATCAAAATCTGTGGCAATTCCCCTATGATCCGAAACAACAGAGACCATTTGTTCAACAAAACCCCTTAAGTTGTCCCAAAACCAACAGCCCTTCCCCAACATTATCATTCCAAACAAAGCCCTACCCATGAAATTCTCAATATTTCAACAGCCCTTACCCATGCTTGCACTTATCACAGCAAAATGGACATTAACTAACAAACAATTTCCACGTCATTACAGCTCCAGAAACCACACCTTTCCAAATGAAATAACAGCAACGAAACGCATTGCGAAATTAACTACTACCTGTCCACACGTCGGTCCAACTCAagatcaatcttcttccaatcCAGCCCCTTCTCCTCCAGCATAACTTCTCTAGGCTTGGCATCCCCGAATGGATTTACTTTCGGTCTCTGCCTCATTACAGCTTCACCCAATGAAGGAGGCGGCTCCGACCTGCTCGACTGCGGAGTCTCTGGCCTACTCGACTGCGAACTTGTGGGCCTACTCCCACCACTATCCGAGTGTTTCTTGTCTGCTACATCCGAGTCCATCTTCTTCCAATCCAACCCTTTCTCCgccagcacttcctccctcggCCTCGCCGCCCCAAAAGGATTAGGCTTGTTAACCTTTACCCCCTCCGCACTCTCAATTGTAGGcgaactcaaactcaaactgtGATTTTGCTCACTCCGAGACCACCTATCCGATTCAGGTTTTGAGAATCCAGACCCGAAACTCTCATTACGGGCCCAACGATCAGTCTCGGTCCTAGAGCCAAAGCTCGAATTTCTCGTCTGTGACACAGGCTTCTTCATAGACGCCCAATTGTCCACTTCATCGGCACGCGACGCACCCCCAAGTGAGCTGTACTTGCCAGAAACCCTGGATTCGCGCGAATCGTGATCCGGCAGGGCAGTTTGCTTCTTCATCGAAGCCCAATTGTCCACCTCATCAGCTCGCGAAGGCTGATCGAACTCCGAAACCCTAGGTTGCTGCAAAGGTCCCCTCCGCCCATCATCCTCAAATCCATAAGATTTCCGGCCCTCATACTCCATCCGACCCGAATTAGGCCCGCTCGGTCCAGGTCTCGACCCGTAATTGGAGAACCCGCCTCCCAATCTACCGTACTGCATTTCCTCCGCCGACCGCTCCTTCGGCCCCGTTGGGAGGCGGAGCATTTCCTCCGGCGTCAGGCCGCGGCCTTGAGACGGCATAACCCTAAATTCCTGTAGAGTCatcttcgtcttcttcttctgcttgGCTGTGCTCACGCCTTCCTTCAGGCTAGGAAAACTGCCAGCGGCCGCCTTCTCCTCGGCTTCTCGCTGCTCGGCCTCCTCCCTCTCGGTCTCGGCAGCCCAGGCGCCGATTCCCCATGGCGATTTCGACATTTCCTCCAAAGATCTCTCGCAATTAAATGTGAATTTTGTTTAGTTTCCTTTTTTATCGTTTCCCCCAAAATCGGCAAGTTTAAATATAGAAAGACGAGATGTATAAAAGAATTGTACTCCGGGTCTCCAATCGGGGCTCCGAATCTGGTTCCATCTGAATCACGATTCACAaccaaaattttatgaaattttctgaaaatttgaagaaaagtatatatatatatatatatatatatatatattggaagTGAGAACTATTCTGCTGCACAACTTATGTGAACGACTCTGATCCACGTAGGAGAGAGAGGAAAACacattcttatttttatttcttttctctttctatTTATACCTTTTATCTCTCTCCTTttagatttcaaaattttgaatatatCTCTTCCTCTTTGGATTTTTCTCTGCATCGCCGTGAGTTTGTCGGAAATTCGCCGCAGAACGTCACGGCGGAATCGGACATCAATTCGGCGGCGCTCGGGCGCGCCCAGGGGTGGCGACCTTCGCTGATCTGCAGACTTGGGCGACCGCTGAGACATAAACTTTGTCTTCACGGTGGGGGAGTTCAACGGCAGCACGATCAGCACAATAGGCTGTAATCCCGTGGGAAATCCGGAGAGGGATCTGGTGGTGGCAGCGCTGGATTTTTTGGTGAATGCTTTTTCACCATCGGTCAAATTCCTCAATTTAATGAAAAGGAACGAGGGGTGTGCGGTGGGGTGGATTTTATGTTTGTggaattttttaagaatataatGTTGGAAGATGAAACTAGAAGAGATCGAGATGCAGTAAATCATCAATAATTTCTCTTCTGATTAACTTAAACAGCAAAATGTCGTCTAAAATTTGTTGCATCAGTGTAGcaaaaaacaagaaatatgCACTTGTCAAATTACTGTAACTCTTGAATGTTGAGATACTCCTTCGGttttgttatacacttatatgTCACTGGCTCGTGTTTTAGTTTTTGATGTTTTGATTTTATGCTTTCTTCCAAATCTGCAGAACTATTAGGCGATATGAGTAGTTTATACTATTAATTCATATTGAAGGTTGGGCATGAGATGGATGTTCAACTTCCAAAAGCAGACTACTTATGTCAGTTTCTTCATCACTCATGATATAAGTGACTAGTAATAACTGAATTATTGCTGATGGCCATTAAAGAAATCTCATTCTCGTAATAACTTTCTGATCAAATAAAGTAGCATCTCAATTCAGCACTACTCCATTCATTAGCTTTGAAGTTCCTGAAAAACACTGCTAATTATTTCAATTGTCTATTCTTTATTATGTGTGTTTTGTACACAATTACCTATTTCAGTTCAATTATTGTGGAGTACATATTTTGTCCATAAAAATATAACGAAATAAATGACCAATCTCATAAAACCAAATTTAATGCATAGAGAAGATGAAAATAAATGATTAATCTCATTAAAAAACTAGAATGTGTCTGCACAGAATGCCATCAAACTCGAATTTTCCACAACTACAAGTTATATGATCTCTTTGTCTATCATGCATGAGTTGCCTTGGTTTTGAGGAGGAACTTTGAAAGCTTACAGCATTGTAAATCATGATATCTTCTCTTGTAGTGGTATGCTCCACAAAGTAACCATGACTTTGACTCATTTCATCTTGAAATTCCGTCCATTTTTTCTTCGTGTACACTTTAACCATTTGCGCTTCCATCGGccaatttgttttgattttgggaTGCTCATTCATGTCAATATGATCAGCAACTAACTCATTGTGTCTTTGGTGTCTTAGTGCTCGATTGAATCGAGTGATAAAATCCATCAATGAGTTCTTGTGAGAGACATACTTTTTGAAAAATGAATGCGAACTCTCAGATCTCTGACTACTTGACATCCCAGCAAAAAATACATGACTAAAGTATGCCGGAACCCACTTATGCCGCAATTCATACATCAACAAGATCCAACTATTTTGCTCTAAGTTAGCAGATCTAATAACATCTTTCTAACCATGCTCGAATTCCTCAGGAGAAGTAGAATTTTTTA
This window contains:
- the LOC121759528 gene encoding eukaryotic translation initiation factor 4B2-like, whose protein sequence is MSKSPWGIGAWAAETEREEAEQREAEEKAAAGSFPSLKEGVSTAKQKKKTKMTLQEFRVMPSQGRGLTPEEMLRLPTGPKERSAEEMQYGRLGGGFSNYGSRPGPSGPNSGRMEYEGRKSYGFEDDGRRGPLQQPRVSEFDQPSRADEVDNWASMKKQTALPDHDSRESRVSGKYSSLGGASRADEVDNWASMKKPVSQTRNSSFGSRTETDRWARNESFGSGFSKPESDRWSRSEQNHSLSLSSPTIESAEGVKVNKPNPFGAARPREEVLAEKGLDWKKMDSDVADKKHSDSGGSRPTSSQSSRPETPQSSRSEPPPSLGEAVMRQRPKVNPFGDAKPREVMLEEKGLDWKKIDLELDRRVDRPEAEKEKKLKEEIEQLKRELLEKIGEEQAGVQDQIHKKEQELELLVSQLDDKVRYSQRNFERQSPGAVRDVGFNDKPPSRTGLYEGRSSFHDRPPSASGQYEEPRAVYQERPPSRPGAYEDSRAGFAERPPFQPGAHDDPEVGSNERPHSRQGAYDENRSSYSQKASYTDRAYQEPRSLDGNERPRSRGSVNSWARPSDDRRYFQGSGGRVFSGSRDVERSGSRW